A segment of the Deltaproteobacteria bacterium genome:
CCAGCGTGGACTGCCGCGGCACATAATGAGATCGTCGCCAGCGGCGGGCGCAAACAGATACAGGCCAGAAGGATGTCACCAATTTGACTGATAGAGGATCCCCGCTGAATAGAATTATGAAAAAGACTCTCTGTTTGTTTGTCTTTATTGCCGTTTGCCTGCTGACCGGATGCGGCAAAGACGAAACCGGCATCACACATCTATCCATGTTAGAGGGAGGGAAGACGTTCGCCGTTCCCACCGGAACGGTTGCCGACCAATTTGTGTACCGCCGGTTTCCGGATGCCAAAATCGAGTATTATAACAGTGCCCTCGATTGTGCCCTGGCCGTTCAGAGAGAAAAGGCGGACGCGGCAGTTTACGATAAGCCGATCCTGAAAAACATAGCGGCCAAAAACGAGGGGATCGTCGTGTTGCCCGAGCTGCTTGAGGTCGACAATTACGGGTTTGCCGTGCAGCTCGACAATATTCCCCTCAAAACCGCCATCGATGAGACCCTTGCGGAGCTGAAATCCAACCGCGGCTATGACGATATGCTGAAGCGCTGGTTCCCTGTCAAAGGGGCGCCCGCACCCATGCCCGCCATCGACCTGTCGGGAAGTAACGGGATATTGAGATTCGGAACAGCGGCGGTCACCGAACCGATGTCGTTTCACGATGCCCACCGGAACATAGTGGGGTTCGACGTGGAATTTGCCATCCGGGTGGCCTTTAAGCTCAACAAAAAGATCGAGATCACGGATATGGAATTCGGGGCACTGCTCCCGGCACTCATCTCAGGCAAGGTCGACATGATCGGCGCCGGCCTGTCCATCACCGAGGAGAGGGCAAAGAAAGTCCTCTTCTCCGAAAGCTACTACCCCAGCGGCATCGCCGCCCTGGTCAGGGGGGATGCCCCGGCGCCCGTCAGTATAGCGGGCAGGAAAATGAAAACCGTTGACGACATCAGAGATAAGACCATCGGCGTGATGCTGGGCTCGGTGTACGACACCTATGTCATGGGCACCTACCCTGACGCGCGAGTCCTCCAGTACCAGAGTATTTCCGACCTGCTCATGGCCCTAAAATCGGGGAAGATCGATGTCACCTATTTCGACCAGGTGTCAGTGCCTGAAATGCTCAAGCTGAATACCGATCTCGACATACTGGCCAAGGATATCTTCAGCATCCCGATCGCCGCGGGGTTCAACCGCGACAACGACGCGCTCCGTGAGCAGTTCAACGCCTTTTTAAGGGAAATCCGATCGAACGGGGTATATCAGGATATGGTTGCCCGCTGGATGGAAGAGGGGAACATGGATATGCCTGAGATAGAAGGCGCCAAAACCGAGGGCGTCCTGCGAGCCGGGGTGGTAAACGACATGGGCATGCCCTTCGGATTGGTCCGTGACGGCCGGCTCATCGGGTTCGACATCGAGCTCTCGTCACGCTTCGCCGCCTATACGGGCCGCGAATATGTCCCGGTGCCCCTCCAGTTCGGCAGCCTCATCTCCTCCATCTCCACCAATAAAATCGACATCATCACGGCCTCCATGTCCATCACCGAGGAGCGGAGCCGGATGATCGATTTCAGCGATCCGTATTTCGAATCCGGCGTGAGCCTCATCGCCCGAAAGGATGCCCTGGATCCCTCGGTCGCCGGTGCGGCTGAAGACCGGACCTCCCGGACACCCTTTCTGGAAAGGGTGTCAGACAGCTTTTACAGCAATATTATTTTGGAAAAGAGATACCAGTTGATCCTTGACGGATTGCAGGTCACCATTGTCATCTCCATCTTTTCAGCCCTCCTGGGCACCCTGCTGGGCGGGCTCATCTGCTTTATGAGGATGTCCAACCTGAAAATCCTTTCCATGACCGCCGGCCTGTACATCTCCCTTCTCCGGGGGACCCCCGTACTGGTGTTGCTGATGATCATCTACTATATCGTCTTCTCCTCAATACACATCAATCCGGTATTGGTATCCATCATTGCGTTCGCTCTGAATTTCGGCGCATATGTATCCGAGATGTTCCGGACCTCCATCCAGAGCATCGACACCGGGCAGAAGGAGGCAGGCATCGCGGGCGGCTTTACCAACACTCAGACATTTATCCATATTATTGCCCCCCAGGCCTTGCGCCACCTCCTTCCTGTGTATAAAGGGGAATTTATTTCCCTGGTCAAGATGACCTCCATCGTCGGGTATATCGCCGTGCAGGATCTGACCAAGGCCAGTGATATCATCCGCAGCCGTACGTTCGACGCCTTTTTCCCGCTGATCATGGCGGCCGTCATCTACTTGGTAATCACCTGGCTGTTGACAAAGGCCCTCGGCTGTATTGAGATTTCGGTGGCTCCAAAGAGAAAACACATGATCAAAGAGGTGCAGGCAGGCTGATGATACAGGTAAGACATCTTTCGAAATATTTCGGGGATCTCGCGGTCCTTAAGGATATCAGCGTGAATATCAAAAAGGGAGAGATCATTTCCATCATCGGTCCTTCGGGGACCGGGAAAAGCACCTTTCTCCGCTGCCTCAACCTCCTGGACAGCCCCACCCGCGGCACCATTCATATCGACGGCATCCCCCTGCTGGATAAAGGCACGAATGTCCCGAAAGTCCGCCAGAAAATGGGGATGGTCTTTCAGTCGTTTAATCTTTACGCTCACCTTTCCGTAATGGAGAACCTCACGCTGGGGCCGGTCAAACTCCTTGGGAAGAAAAGGGCGGAAGCCGACCAGAAGGCCATCCAACTCCTTAAACTGGTGGGCCTTGCTGAAAAGGCGCACGCCTATCCGGATGAGCTTTCCGGCGGGCAGAAGCAGCGGGTGGCCATTGCCCGCTGTATGGCCATGGAGCCTGAGATCCTTCTCTTTGATGAACCCACTTCAGCGCTCGACCCGACCATGGTCAGCGAAGTGCTTGCCGTGATCCGCCGTCTGGCAAGAGAAGGCATGACCATGCTGATCGTCACTCACGAGATGGAGTTTGCCCGCAACCTGTCGAGCCGCGTCTTGTATATGGATGAAGGGGTGATCTGTGAGGAGGGAACCCCTGAGGAGATATTTGACCGTCCGCAAAAGGAAAAGACAAAGGCATTCATTAACCGGATACGCAGTTTTCATTACCGGATCACCAGCAGGGATTATGACCTGTACGCGATGCAGGCGGAAATGGAGGCATTCTGCGACAAACATATGCTGTCAAGGAAGGTGACCGGGCATGTGCTGCACATGGCGGAAGAGGTTTTATGCCTGCAGCAGGATTTTTCCGATATCCAGATCAGCCTTTCCTATTCTGAAAAAGATGGGAGTGTGGAGCTGGTCTGCGTGAGCGGCGGAGCACCGGTGAATCCACTTCTGGAGGGTGTTGCAGAGGATGATATCGGGATCAGACTGATCAATGCCAGGTGCAGGAGCGTGGAGTACCGGTATGAGAACGGAAAGAACATCCTGGTATTGAAAATCAAAAAGGAAATGGAGTGAATCTTGAAAACGCGTCACTCCGATATCAGCGTCTGAAATCGGCGAGTACCGGAGGTTTCATACTGGTGGCGCCCGATTTCAACCAGATCTCCCCGATCCACCAGCAGCTCACAATGACTGAGGATTTCGTTGGTCGCCATATGCTTTCCCGGCCCTTGGAGAAGTGATGGGTCAAAATGCCGCTGGACGATCTCTTCTACTGTACCATGGCCGTGGGAGACAATATCGAGGATGGCTGCACACCTCTCAACATGGTGTCCAATGAGTTCATCGATCCGCTCGGTCAAGTTGACCACATTCCATTGTCCCCCATAGTAAAACCGATGCGCCGGAAGCACCCGCATATCCGGATGCGTCATCCCCAGGCGCCTGAGTTCCCCTAAGGACTGGAGATAGCGCTGAAGGCCAAAAATATCGGCTGCGTTCGGGAAATCATGTTCCAAAACACCGGCGATCCCGCCGTACATCTCCAACCGGGTGGGCCATGGGGTGATCTGGGGCAGAAGGATATCACCCACGATAATCGCCTCTTCGCCCAGTATGACGGCCAGACAATCGGGGCTGTGGCCGGGCAGATGGGAGGTGACAATGCCGGCACCCAGACTGTTGACGCCGCTGCCGACCACCTCCACTTCAATGTGTTGCAGCATACGGTGGTATTCCAGACAGTTGACCGTGTAAAAGGATTCCGGCATAAAGCAATGCCAACACTTTGCCGGAAAGTGCCGCTTGTAGTCGGCCGGGGCCAGTTGTGGGTACTGACGGATCAACAGATCGTATATGCCATGCGCCCTGACCTTCAGCGACGTCATGGCCACCAGTTCGGCCAGCCCGCCGTCGTGGTCTTCATGGCCGTGACTGATCAGCACAAACCCCAGATCCGACGGCGCCACCCCTACAGTC
Coding sequences within it:
- a CDS encoding ABC transporter permease subunit (The N-terminal region of this protein, as described by TIGR01726, is a three transmembrane segment that identifies a subfamily of ABC transporter permease subunits, which specificities that include histidine, arginine, glutamine, glutamate, L-cystine (sic), the opines (in Agrobacterium) octopine and nopaline, etc.); translated protein: MKKTLCLFVFIAVCLLTGCGKDETGITHLSMLEGGKTFAVPTGTVADQFVYRRFPDAKIEYYNSALDCALAVQREKADAAVYDKPILKNIAAKNEGIVVLPELLEVDNYGFAVQLDNIPLKTAIDETLAELKSNRGYDDMLKRWFPVKGAPAPMPAIDLSGSNGILRFGTAAVTEPMSFHDAHRNIVGFDVEFAIRVAFKLNKKIEITDMEFGALLPALISGKVDMIGAGLSITEERAKKVLFSESYYPSGIAALVRGDAPAPVSIAGRKMKTVDDIRDKTIGVMLGSVYDTYVMGTYPDARVLQYQSISDLLMALKSGKIDVTYFDQVSVPEMLKLNTDLDILAKDIFSIPIAAGFNRDNDALREQFNAFLREIRSNGVYQDMVARWMEEGNMDMPEIEGAKTEGVLRAGVVNDMGMPFGLVRDGRLIGFDIELSSRFAAYTGREYVPVPLQFGSLISSISTNKIDIITASMSITEERSRMIDFSDPYFESGVSLIARKDALDPSVAGAAEDRTSRTPFLERVSDSFYSNIILEKRYQLILDGLQVTIVISIFSALLGTLLGGLICFMRMSNLKILSMTAGLYISLLRGTPVLVLLMIIYYIVFSSIHINPVLVSIIAFALNFGAYVSEMFRTSIQSIDTGQKEAGIAGGFTNTQTFIHIIAPQALRHLLPVYKGEFISLVKMTSIVGYIAVQDLTKASDIIRSRTFDAFFPLIMAAVIYLVITWLLTKALGCIEISVAPKRKHMIKEVQAG
- a CDS encoding amino acid ABC transporter ATP-binding protein, giving the protein MIQVRHLSKYFGDLAVLKDISVNIKKGEIISIIGPSGTGKSTFLRCLNLLDSPTRGTIHIDGIPLLDKGTNVPKVRQKMGMVFQSFNLYAHLSVMENLTLGPVKLLGKKRAEADQKAIQLLKLVGLAEKAHAYPDELSGGQKQRVAIARCMAMEPEILLFDEPTSALDPTMVSEVLAVIRRLAREGMTMLIVTHEMEFARNLSSRVLYMDEGVICEEGTPEEIFDRPQKEKTKAFINRIRSFHYRITSRDYDLYAMQAEMEAFCDKHMLSRKVTGHVLHMAEEVLCLQQDFSDIQISLSYSEKDGSVELVCVSGGAPVNPLLEGVAEDDIGIRLINARCRSVEYRYENGKNILVLKIKKEME
- a CDS encoding MBL fold metallo-hydrolase — protein: MKYKNIIQHGDKSGNNMVVRFRLPSGLDIFGLPTQNFYSGNWDLGPTWNYLVMSDTPFLVDAGRYGQGGQLLKMMKTVGVAPSDLGFVLISHGHEDHDGGLAELVAMTSLKVRAHGIYDLLIRQYPQLAPADYKRHFPAKCWHCFMPESFYTVNCLEYHRMLQHIEVEVVGSGVNSLGAGIVTSHLPGHSPDCLAVILGEEAIIVGDILLPQITPWPTRLEMYGGIAGVLEHDFPNAADIFGLQRYLQSLGELRRLGMTHPDMRVLPAHRFYYGGQWNVVNLTERIDELIGHHVERCAAILDIVSHGHGTVEEIVQRHFDPSLLQGPGKHMATNEILSHCELLVDRGDLVEIGRHQYETSGTRRFQTLISE